One genomic window of Actinoplanes lobatus includes the following:
- a CDS encoding response regulator: MIRILIADDQDLIRFGLRTLIDNEDGLACAGEAADGLTAVAETVRTRPDIVLMDIRMPGIDGLEATRRIAADPALAATRIIVLTTFEQDQYVFDALRYGASGFLLKDTTPAELIRAIGVVAEGGALMSPSVTRTLVREFVTLNRRTPSPHPLLPTLTAREREIMVLAAEGLANDEIAGRLAISTATARTHVSRAMIKLGARDRAQLVVFAYQSGLLGQL, encoded by the coding sequence ATGATCCGCATCCTGATCGCGGACGACCAGGATCTGATCCGGTTCGGTCTGCGCACCCTGATCGACAACGAGGACGGCCTCGCCTGTGCCGGTGAGGCCGCGGACGGTCTGACGGCGGTGGCCGAGACCGTCCGTACCCGTCCCGACATCGTCCTGATGGACATCCGCATGCCCGGCATCGACGGGTTGGAGGCGACCCGCCGGATCGCCGCGGATCCCGCGCTGGCCGCGACCCGGATCATCGTGCTGACCACCTTCGAGCAGGATCAGTACGTCTTCGACGCGCTGCGGTACGGGGCCAGCGGCTTCCTGCTCAAGGACACCACCCCGGCCGAGCTGATCCGCGCGATCGGGGTGGTCGCCGAGGGAGGTGCGCTGATGTCGCCGTCGGTCACCCGGACCCTGGTACGCGAGTTCGTGACGCTCAACCGGCGTACCCCGTCGCCGCACCCGCTGCTGCCCACGCTGACCGCCCGGGAGCGCGAGATCATGGTGCTCGCGGCCGAGGGGCTGGCCAACGACGAGATCGCCGGGCGGCTGGCGATCAGCACGGCCACCGCCCGGACCCACGTCAGCCGGGCGATGATCAAGCTCGGCGCCCGGGACCGTGCCCAGTTGGTGGTCTTCGCGTACCAGTCGGGTCTGCTCGGTCAGCTCTAG
- a CDS encoding sensor histidine kinase: MRADLVLAVLLAVTAVVGSRGAAEVSHPAAPLDPAGYALVVVAALALAVRRRKPLVALVVAALCTAGYLAMGYPYGPILALMMFAVYSAARHAPLRAALWCAVAALPLLVIHLFTSEGRLGWLGVVPVIAWVVVPATVGYGLRLRSAAARQARAETIRRSVDDERLRISQEVHDIVGHGLAAIKMQADVALHVMARNPGHARPALEAISRSSQQALDELRSTLATTRDGTPAAGLGGLDQLLRRMVDAGVDVHLHTDGERDRVLPPAVDLAAYRVVQESLTNVLRHGDGGPADLTIRYRPDSVTISVVNPLTGTPRPGTGSGITGMRARVEALGGQVTAGPVERRFEVSARLPLGAPA, encoded by the coding sequence GTGCGGGCTGACCTGGTGCTGGCCGTTCTGCTCGCGGTGACGGCTGTCGTGGGCAGCAGGGGCGCCGCCGAGGTGAGCCATCCCGCCGCGCCACTGGATCCGGCCGGTTACGCCCTGGTGGTCGTGGCGGCCCTGGCCCTGGCCGTGCGGCGCCGGAAACCGCTGGTGGCCCTGGTGGTGGCGGCGCTGTGCACGGCCGGCTACCTCGCCATGGGTTACCCGTACGGCCCGATCCTGGCCCTGATGATGTTCGCGGTCTACAGCGCGGCCCGGCACGCCCCGCTGCGCGCCGCGCTGTGGTGTGCCGTCGCGGCGCTGCCCCTGCTGGTGATCCACCTGTTCACCTCGGAGGGCCGGCTGGGCTGGCTGGGTGTGGTCCCGGTGATCGCCTGGGTGGTGGTGCCGGCCACCGTCGGGTACGGGCTGCGGTTGCGTTCCGCCGCCGCCCGGCAGGCGCGGGCCGAGACGATCCGCCGGAGTGTGGACGACGAGCGCCTGCGGATCTCGCAGGAGGTGCACGACATCGTCGGGCACGGCCTGGCCGCCATCAAGATGCAGGCGGACGTCGCGCTGCACGTCATGGCCCGCAATCCCGGGCATGCCCGGCCGGCGCTGGAGGCGATCAGCCGCAGCAGTCAGCAGGCCCTGGACGAACTGCGCTCGACGCTGGCCACCACCCGCGACGGCACCCCGGCGGCGGGGCTCGGCGGGCTCGACCAGCTGCTGCGGCGGATGGTCGACGCGGGGGTGGACGTCCACCTGCACACCGACGGCGAGCGGGACCGGGTGCTGCCGCCCGCGGTGGACCTCGCCGCGTACCGCGTCGTGCAGGAGTCGCTGACCAATGTCCTGCGCCACGGCGACGGCGGGCCGGCCGACCTCACCATCCGGTACCGGCCGGACAGTGTCACGATCAGCGTCGTCAACCCGCTGACCGGCACACCCCGTCCCGGTACGGGCTCCGGCATCACCGGCATGCGGGCCCGCGTCGAGGCGCTCGGCGGGCAGGTCACCGCGGGCCCGGTGGAGCGGCGTTTCGAGGTCAGTGCCCGGCTTCCGCTCGGGGCTCCGGCATGA
- a CDS encoding glycoside hydrolase family 5 protein — MISITQIRAAATAVVILVAVLAAAAVADPSGLLAPIGGRGLPLLGTGGVYRWAPLVIGLPVLLVGTAVPTFVVAGQAAARWVFAATWLAVTGAGAWATAATGFASALPMVGPHLSVGSALTYALSTSGFAAIKFLLVGVLVAAGAALAARFGPRPAPREAESSPVTFPITVMLVVTGLAAIGPAAHWWRGGPVGYAFDGFLAASSAADGVLGFLAGTALFLAVFAGAAWVAGRRLTQAGPLVASVTVFLASVVAGLALGVVDAVLTALPSSTDQWWVATSLISVATGIGYGAMAGLLGAVVVAAGWRLRSRVLPVAATGVLVLALVPLIGVPAPAGPPAAEEVAASGGMEYLRVLPAPAGDGLATIGDVTGRQVILRGVNVNQLIDYYLRDPAVPATQPLTDGDFEQMAAMGFNVMRLGMSWSRLEPERGTFDESYLQRIRDAVAGAKAHGIYTVLDMHEDAWGNAIARPSARCGGGTSPARGWDGAPGWATITDGTAHCEFLARDLAPAVATAFGNFYTDRDGIQSELVRTWAFVAKAFAGEPAVAGYDLLNEPGIGANPPVSSGLLLGRYYDAAITAIRQAEQAAGGHTHLAFFEPSVLWSGLGFDAAPAPGFTGDRQLVFAPHPYSESISMDQGLGLTIASIERNLATSARAARAYGAALWFGEWGWFGDPAVDGVKVRRFAAAQDRLGAGGAFWVWRQGCGSPETGADATTSGNLVAVDCRTGASTPPPAGFAQPLSRAFPRALPGRLDSLLSDPDGGLRITATAADDPANCRVDIWVPGDAKPGLTATGVTDLSSEQVTGGWRVSGCARGAYSVTAAF; from the coding sequence ATGATCAGCATCACACAGATCCGTGCCGCCGCGACCGCCGTCGTCATCCTCGTCGCCGTCCTGGCGGCTGCCGCCGTGGCGGATCCGTCCGGTCTGCTCGCGCCGATCGGCGGTCGAGGGCTGCCGCTGCTGGGTACGGGTGGCGTCTACCGCTGGGCGCCCCTCGTGATCGGTCTCCCGGTCCTGCTCGTGGGCACCGCCGTCCCCACCTTCGTGGTCGCCGGGCAGGCGGCGGCCAGGTGGGTGTTCGCCGCCACGTGGCTCGCGGTGACCGGCGCCGGCGCCTGGGCGACCGCCGCGACCGGGTTCGCGTCGGCGCTCCCGATGGTGGGGCCGCACCTCTCGGTCGGCTCGGCCCTGACGTACGCGCTCAGCACGAGCGGCTTCGCGGCGATCAAGTTCCTGCTGGTCGGCGTGCTGGTCGCGGCCGGCGCGGCGCTCGCCGCCCGGTTCGGGCCACGGCCGGCGCCCCGCGAGGCCGAGTCCTCCCCGGTCACCTTCCCCATCACGGTCATGCTGGTGGTGACCGGCCTGGCAGCGATCGGACCGGCAGCTCACTGGTGGCGCGGCGGACCGGTCGGGTACGCGTTCGACGGATTCCTGGCCGCATCGAGCGCGGCCGACGGCGTACTCGGCTTCCTCGCCGGCACGGCGCTGTTCCTGGCGGTGTTCGCCGGGGCCGCCTGGGTGGCGGGGCGGCGTCTGACGCAGGCCGGCCCGCTGGTGGCGTCGGTGACCGTGTTCCTGGCCTCGGTGGTGGCGGGCCTCGCCCTCGGGGTCGTCGATGCCGTCCTCACCGCGCTGCCCTCGTCGACGGACCAGTGGTGGGTTGCCACCTCGCTGATCAGCGTCGCGACCGGTATCGGTTACGGTGCGATGGCCGGTCTCCTCGGCGCTGTCGTGGTCGCGGCGGGATGGCGGCTGCGATCGCGGGTGCTGCCGGTCGCGGCGACCGGCGTACTCGTGCTGGCTCTTGTGCCTTTGATCGGAGTGCCGGCTCCCGCGGGGCCGCCGGCCGCCGAGGAGGTCGCGGCGTCCGGTGGCATGGAGTACCTCCGGGTGCTTCCGGCGCCTGCCGGGGACGGGCTCGCCACGATCGGTGACGTCACCGGCCGGCAGGTGATCCTCCGTGGGGTCAACGTGAACCAGCTGATCGACTACTACCTGCGTGATCCGGCCGTTCCGGCGACACAACCGCTGACCGACGGCGACTTCGAGCAGATGGCGGCGATGGGCTTCAACGTGATGCGGCTCGGCATGTCGTGGTCGCGGCTGGAGCCTGAGCGCGGCACCTTCGACGAGTCCTACCTTCAGCGGATCAGGGACGCGGTGGCCGGGGCGAAGGCCCACGGGATCTACACCGTCCTGGACATGCACGAGGACGCGTGGGGCAACGCGATCGCCCGTCCCTCCGCGCGGTGCGGCGGCGGGACGAGTCCGGCCCGCGGCTGGGACGGCGCGCCCGGGTGGGCGACGATCACCGACGGGACGGCGCACTGCGAGTTCCTGGCCCGCGACCTGGCGCCGGCGGTGGCGACGGCGTTCGGGAACTTCTACACCGACCGTGACGGCATCCAGAGTGAACTCGTGCGTACGTGGGCGTTCGTGGCGAAGGCCTTCGCCGGCGAGCCCGCTGTCGCCGGGTACGACCTGCTCAACGAGCCCGGGATCGGGGCGAATCCGCCGGTCAGCTCGGGGCTGCTGCTCGGCCGGTACTACGACGCCGCGATCACGGCCATCCGTCAGGCCGAGCAGGCCGCCGGCGGGCACACGCACCTCGCCTTCTTCGAGCCGAGCGTGCTGTGGTCCGGCCTCGGGTTCGACGCGGCCCCGGCGCCCGGGTTCACCGGCGACCGGCAGCTGGTGTTCGCCCCGCACCCGTACAGCGAGTCGATCAGCATGGACCAGGGCCTGGGCCTGACGATCGCGTCCATCGAGCGGAACCTCGCCACGTCGGCCCGTGCCGCCCGGGCGTACGGGGCCGCGCTGTGGTTCGGCGAATGGGGCTGGTTCGGCGACCCGGCGGTGGACGGTGTCAAGGTGCGGCGCTTCGCGGCGGCCCAGGACCGGCTCGGCGCCGGTGGTGCGTTCTGGGTGTGGCGGCAGGGGTGCGGTTCGCCCGAGACCGGCGCCGACGCCACGACGTCCGGGAACCTGGTCGCCGTCGACTGCCGTACCGGTGCGTCGACGCCGCCGCCGGCGGGCTTCGCGCAACCGCTGTCCCGGGCCTTCCCGCGAGCGCTGCCGGGCCGGCTCGACTCGCTCCTCTCGGATCCGGACGGCGGGCTGCGGATCACCGCCACCGCCGCCGACGATCCCGCGAACTGCCGGGTCGACATCTGGGTGCCCGGCGACGCGAAGCCCGGCCTGACCGCGACGGGGGTCACCGATCTGTCGTCGGAGCAGGTCACGGGCGGCTGGCGGGTCAGTGGCTGTGCCCGCGGCGCCTACAGCGTGACGGCGGCGTTCTAG
- a CDS encoding type I glutamate--ammonia ligase, producing the protein MPGVLELRERGVRGVILSYVDTAGINRVKTVPLSRLEHAVQWGVGMSPVFDVFLSDDSITSTDRLGGPDGDLRLRPDLDRLVVLSGQPGWAWAPADRFTQEGEPWVADQRGFARRMVGLAAAEGVSFRMAIEVEWAVGRDGDDFVPACRGPAYGMSRLVELSDYARDVLVALEEQGVQVDQLHPEYAAGQFEVSVAASDPVGAADDSVLVRQTIRAVSHRHGLRASFAPVVVADRVGNGGHVHLSVWRDGSNLFDGFPSGDGGFAAAGILAHLPALLAVGAPTPGSYLRLVPSHWAGVFACWGVETREAALRFVPGTAGLAGAANLEVKCFDLTANPYLLLGALVAAALDGLAGRRPLPEPIAGDPVNLPGAPRLPTTLDAAVGEFAADAVLREALGSTLFDAVVAVRRGEAARFRDAGPEDVAAALRWVY; encoded by the coding sequence ATGCCCGGGGTGCTTGAGTTGCGCGAGCGGGGTGTGCGCGGCGTCATTCTTTCGTACGTGGACACGGCCGGGATCAACCGCGTCAAGACCGTGCCGCTGTCCCGGCTGGAGCATGCCGTCCAATGGGGTGTCGGCATGTCGCCGGTGTTCGACGTCTTTCTCTCCGACGACTCGATCACGAGCACCGACCGGCTCGGTGGCCCCGACGGTGATCTGCGCCTGCGCCCGGATCTGGACCGGCTCGTGGTGCTGTCGGGGCAGCCGGGCTGGGCGTGGGCGCCGGCCGACCGGTTCACTCAGGAGGGCGAGCCGTGGGTGGCCGATCAGCGTGGCTTCGCCCGGCGGATGGTGGGCCTGGCGGCGGCCGAGGGCGTGTCGTTCCGGATGGCGATCGAGGTGGAGTGGGCGGTCGGGCGCGACGGTGACGACTTCGTTCCCGCGTGCCGCGGTCCGGCGTACGGGATGTCTCGCCTGGTCGAGTTGAGCGACTACGCCCGCGATGTGCTGGTCGCGCTGGAGGAGCAGGGTGTCCAGGTCGACCAGTTGCATCCCGAGTACGCGGCCGGGCAGTTCGAGGTGTCGGTCGCGGCCTCCGATCCGGTGGGCGCGGCCGATGACAGTGTCCTGGTGCGCCAGACCATCCGCGCGGTGTCTCACCGGCACGGGTTGCGGGCGTCGTTCGCGCCGGTGGTGGTCGCCGATCGGGTCGGTAACGGCGGCCACGTGCATCTGTCGGTGTGGCGGGACGGGAGCAACCTGTTCGACGGATTCCCGTCCGGTGACGGCGGGTTCGCGGCGGCCGGGATCCTGGCCCACCTTCCGGCGCTGCTGGCGGTGGGCGCGCCCACCCCGGGAAGCTATCTGCGGCTGGTGCCGTCGCACTGGGCGGGGGTTTTCGCCTGCTGGGGTGTGGAGACCCGGGAGGCGGCCCTGCGGTTCGTGCCGGGGACCGCGGGTCTGGCCGGGGCGGCGAACCTGGAGGTGAAGTGCTTCGACCTGACCGCGAACCCGTACCTGCTGCTCGGGGCGCTGGTGGCGGCGGCGCTGGACGGGCTCGCCGGGCGGCGGCCGCTGCCGGAGCCGATTGCCGGTGATCCGGTGAATCTGCCGGGCGCGCCGCGGTTGCCGACGACTCTGGACGCGGCGGTGGGCGAGTTCGCGGCGGATGCGGTGCTGCGGGAGGCGCTCGGGTCGACGCTGTTCGACGCGGTCGTGGCGGTCCGGCGGGGCGAGGCGGCCCGGTTCCGCGATGCCGGTCCGGAGGATGTGGCGGCGGCTCTGCGCTGGGTCTACTGA
- a CDS encoding amidohydrolase family protein, with the protein MRLIDHHCHGVVTEPLERAGFESLLTESDRAAPMGCSMFDSQLGFAVRRWCAPVLDLDPHAEPDVYLARRRELGADEVNRRLLRAADMDVFLVDSGYRPGELLDGPEMAAASGAQVREIVRLEAVAEALPETTAAGFAGAFAAGLDLAVAGAAGVKSIVAYRYGLDFDPLPPSRREVARAAGRWLRRGRPRLDDPVLLRHLIWAGVERGLPIQFHVGFGDPDLDLARCDPLLLTGFLRATRDRHVSVMLLHCYPFHRRAGYLAHAFPHVYVDVGLAVNHVGARAPAVVAESLELAPFHKVLYSSDAFGLAELHHLGALSFRQAFEAVTGAWVREGRWSAAGATRVGELVGSGNAERVYRL; encoded by the coding sequence GTGCGCCTGATCGACCATCACTGTCACGGTGTGGTGACCGAGCCGCTCGAGCGGGCCGGGTTCGAGTCGCTCCTGACCGAGTCGGACCGGGCGGCGCCGATGGGCTGCTCGATGTTCGACTCGCAGCTGGGTTTCGCCGTGCGGCGCTGGTGTGCGCCGGTTCTGGACCTGGATCCGCACGCGGAGCCGGACGTCTACCTGGCCCGGCGCCGCGAGCTGGGAGCGGACGAGGTGAACCGGCGGCTGCTGCGGGCGGCCGACATGGACGTGTTCCTGGTGGACTCCGGGTACCGCCCCGGTGAGTTGCTGGACGGGCCGGAGATGGCGGCGGCCTCCGGGGCGCAGGTTCGCGAGATCGTACGCCTGGAAGCTGTCGCCGAAGCGCTGCCGGAGACGACCGCGGCGGGTTTCGCGGGCGCGTTCGCGGCCGGACTCGACCTGGCCGTGGCGGGCGCGGCCGGTGTCAAGTCGATCGTCGCCTACCGGTACGGCCTGGATTTCGATCCGCTTCCGCCGAGCCGGCGGGAGGTGGCCCGGGCCGCGGGAAGGTGGCTGCGCCGCGGCCGGCCACGGCTGGACGACCCGGTGCTGCTGCGCCACCTGATCTGGGCCGGTGTGGAGCGTGGCCTGCCGATACAGTTCCACGTCGGCTTCGGCGACCCGGACCTCGACCTGGCGCGCTGCGACCCGCTGCTGCTGACCGGCTTCCTGCGGGCGACCCGGGACCGGCACGTCAGCGTCATGCTGTTGCACTGCTATCCGTTCCACCGGCGGGCCGGCTACCTCGCGCACGCGTTCCCGCACGTGTACGTCGACGTCGGGCTGGCCGTCAACCATGTGGGCGCCCGCGCCCCGGCGGTCGTCGCCGAGTCGCTGGAGCTGGCGCCTTTCCACAAGGTGCTCTATTCCTCCGACGCGTTCGGGCTGGCCGAGCTGCATCATCTCGGCGCGCTGTCGTTCCGGCAGGCGTTCGAAGCGGTGACCGGCGCGTGGGTGCGGGAGGGACGGTGGTCGGCGGCCGGCGCCACCCGGGTGGGAGAGCTGGTCGGATCCGGTAACGCTGAGCGGGTCTACCGGCTATGA
- a CDS encoding tetratricopeptide repeat protein, whose product MDWLSRLRGEDPVAARWRAAALVNEATELSKTNRHTEAATASEQAVSLLRAIRRVPRTEIAPLLAHALVRHSIALAALGDLAGALRDAEEALELAQAVPTGSGHSELLPTTRANLAFWLMKSGRAADAVPHIRAAADSTARLPEGAAAWIQGTLAQVLAAAGEDAEALAVSDRNRIALQRRVEATTADVALDVEQARAAANHAGRLFEAGRWQEAAETAAEAVARHRALAARDRLGRLPNLAMALTNQAVILSKVSRWEESLAASEEAVTLQREITTADPVAGLPGLAAALSSYATGLAAADRIAEARPLMAESLEIRRALVAADRGAHLGKLAEVLSNCAFLAETGEENLPLYEEAVRLRRELSAQNRAVHLPWLARVLNLYANQLAAVGRLGPALDAGHEAVESARESFAANRAGFLPYHAFVLREQARRLDEAGQPAVAIALGAEAVAVCREALGANRVRGLSGLATALNQQAGRLLALPAVSVRQAEEAAALRSEAAALLAERDRG is encoded by the coding sequence ATGGACTGGCTGTCACGGTTACGGGGTGAGGACCCGGTGGCGGCGCGGTGGCGGGCCGCCGCGCTGGTGAACGAGGCGACGGAACTGTCCAAGACGAACCGTCATACCGAGGCGGCGACCGCGAGCGAGCAGGCCGTCAGTTTGCTGCGCGCCATCCGGCGCGTGCCCCGCACCGAAATCGCCCCGTTGCTGGCCCATGCCCTGGTACGCCATTCGATCGCGCTCGCGGCGCTGGGTGACCTCGCCGGGGCACTGCGCGACGCCGAAGAGGCGCTCGAACTCGCGCAGGCGGTGCCCACCGGATCCGGGCATTCCGAGTTGCTGCCGACGACGCGGGCAAACCTCGCGTTCTGGCTGATGAAGTCGGGACGGGCCGCTGATGCCGTGCCGCACATCCGGGCGGCCGCCGACTCCACCGCTCGACTTCCGGAGGGGGCTGCCGCCTGGATCCAGGGAACCCTTGCACAGGTTCTGGCGGCCGCTGGTGAGGACGCCGAGGCCTTGGCCGTCAGCGACCGGAACCGGATCGCGTTGCAGCGAAGGGTGGAGGCCACGACAGCCGACGTCGCCCTGGACGTCGAACAGGCCCGGGCGGCGGCCAACCACGCCGGCCGGCTGTTCGAGGCGGGCCGCTGGCAGGAGGCGGCGGAGACGGCGGCCGAAGCCGTCGCCCGGCATCGTGCGCTGGCCGCCCGGGACCGTCTCGGACGGCTGCCGAACCTGGCCATGGCCCTGACCAACCAGGCCGTCATCTTGTCCAAGGTCTCCCGCTGGGAGGAGTCGCTGGCGGCATCCGAGGAGGCCGTGACGTTGCAGCGGGAGATCACCACGGCGGACCCGGTGGCGGGGCTGCCCGGTCTGGCGGCGGCGCTGTCGTCGTACGCCACCGGCCTGGCCGCGGCGGACCGGATCGCGGAGGCACGGCCCCTGATGGCCGAGTCACTCGAGATCCGCCGGGCACTGGTCGCCGCGGACCGGGGCGCCCACCTCGGGAAACTGGCCGAGGTGCTGTCCAACTGCGCCTTCCTCGCCGAGACCGGCGAGGAGAACCTGCCACTGTACGAAGAGGCCGTACGGCTGCGCCGCGAACTGTCCGCTCAGAATCGTGCCGTCCACCTGCCCTGGTTGGCGCGGGTGTTGAATCTGTACGCCAACCAGCTCGCCGCCGTGGGCCGCCTCGGGCCGGCGCTCGACGCGGGCCACGAGGCCGTGGAGTCGGCGCGGGAGTCGTTCGCGGCCAACCGTGCCGGGTTCCTGCCCTACCACGCCTTCGTGCTGCGCGAGCAGGCAAGGCGGCTGGACGAGGCGGGGCAGCCGGCGGTCGCGATCGCCCTCGGCGCGGAGGCTGTCGCCGTCTGCCGGGAGGCTCTCGGCGCCAACCGGGTCCGGGGACTGTCCGGCCTGGCGACAGCGCTGAACCAGCAGGCCGGCCGCCTCCTGGCCCTGCCGGCGGTCAGCGTGCGGCAGGCCGAGGAGGCGGCGGCGCTGCGATCGGAAGCCGCTGCCCTGCTCGCGGAGCGCGACCGCGGCTGA
- a CDS encoding AfsR/SARP family transcriptional regulator — MDLRLLGPVELWTEGKPIRVGPPKQRAVLAALAYSVGQPVPVSVLIERVWCDSPPAEARTSIQAYVTRLRRLTGPERPIDIARAGDGYQLNLPWPDVDVNRARRLAQQARSSLEAGDHGEASRLSQDAINLWRGEPLAGVTGTWADRVRAGLLGEHLSLLAVHARALLDLDRKHDAVVVLTEAVAEHPGAEQLTGQLMVALQRCGQAVEALAAYRRLHRHLADHLGVEPGPELRRLHQALLRPKPDPGRPLPPAADAAGHVDEITEEMRGLIRCCHRQGSIADEHRARLRRSLEHCLAAAAQAARLLA; from the coding sequence GTGGACTTGCGGCTGTTGGGGCCGGTGGAACTCTGGACCGAGGGGAAACCGATCAGGGTGGGGCCGCCGAAACAGCGGGCGGTCCTGGCCGCCCTGGCCTATTCGGTGGGGCAACCGGTGCCGGTCAGTGTGCTGATCGAGCGGGTCTGGTGCGACAGCCCACCCGCCGAGGCACGGACGAGCATTCAAGCCTATGTGACGCGGCTGCGGCGGCTCACGGGGCCGGAGCGGCCGATCGACATCGCCCGGGCCGGCGACGGCTACCAGCTCAACCTGCCCTGGCCGGATGTCGACGTGAACAGGGCCCGCCGTCTCGCCCAGCAGGCGCGCTCCAGTCTGGAGGCCGGCGACCACGGCGAGGCGTCCCGGCTGTCCCAGGACGCGATCAACCTGTGGCGCGGCGAACCGCTCGCCGGTGTCACCGGAACCTGGGCCGACCGGGTCCGCGCCGGCCTGCTCGGTGAGCATCTCAGTCTGCTGGCCGTACACGCCCGGGCCCTGCTCGACCTGGACCGGAAGCACGACGCGGTGGTGGTCCTGACGGAGGCGGTCGCGGAACATCCCGGTGCCGAGCAGCTGACCGGACAGCTCATGGTCGCGCTGCAACGCTGCGGCCAGGCGGTCGAGGCGCTGGCCGCCTATCGCCGACTGCATCGGCATCTGGCCGACCACCTCGGGGTCGAACCGGGGCCGGAGTTGCGCCGGCTGCACCAGGCGCTGCTGCGGCCGAAGCCGGACCCCGGCCGGCCGCTGCCGCCGGCCGCCGACGCGGCCGGGCACGTCGACGAGATCACCGAGGAGATGCGGGGCCTGATCCGTTGCTGTCACCGGCAGGGCTCCATCGCCGACGAGCATCGTGCCCGGCTGCGGCGCTCGCTGGAGCACTGCCTGGCGGCCGCCGCCCAGGCGGCCCGGCTGCTGGCATGA
- a CDS encoding S26 family signal peptidase codes for MRSLGLWRWTRHWIAVVDGRSMEPALRAGDRLLIRRCTPAQVRRGAIVVAREPLPTLPVDRVIVKRVVAVPGDPVPRDRVPALRDVAGDVVPEGSLVVLGDNPAESRDSREFGYLDAGHLLGVAVRPMR; via the coding sequence GTGAGATCGCTCGGTCTCTGGAGATGGACCCGGCACTGGATCGCCGTGGTGGACGGGCGGAGCATGGAACCGGCCCTGCGGGCGGGGGACCGGCTCCTGATCCGGCGGTGCACCCCGGCTCAGGTGCGCCGGGGTGCGATCGTCGTCGCCCGCGAGCCACTGCCGACCCTGCCGGTGGACCGCGTCATCGTGAAACGTGTGGTCGCCGTGCCCGGTGACCCGGTGCCCCGAGATCGGGTGCCCGCACTCCGCGACGTGGCCGGCGACGTGGTGCCGGAGGGCTCACTGGTCGTCCTCGGCGACAACCCCGCCGAGAGCCGGGACTCCCGCGAATTCGGTTACCTGGATGCCGGGCATCTGCTGGGCGTGGCGGTCCGGCCCATGCGCTGA